A region from the Salicibibacter cibarius genome encodes:
- a CDS encoding pyridoxal phosphate-dependent aminotransferase yields the protein MKTFQASKAIQRLPDQYFAKLEKSILALKDQGHDVINLAQGSPDQPTPKHIIESLQEAAEEPRYHKYSPFQGFRFLKEAAADYYNHHYNVDLDPDEEVCVLFGGKGGLVEVSECMLDKGDVALVPDPGYPDYWSGVALADAQMEMMPLREEHHFLPQYEAISEAAKEKAKLLFINYPNNPTGAVADRAFFEESVDFASANDICVVHDFAYGALSFDGKRHESFLEVPGAKETGIEIYTLSKTYNMAGWRIAFAVGNRSVIQMLNKIQDHMYVSLFGGIQKAAADALKGPQDNVDELIDMYQSRRDVLMEKAREMGWKGEAPKGSFFAWFPCPDGMTSDAFASKLLKEAHVAVAPGRGFGEHGEGYVRLGLVNDEKTIEEALDRIAKLNVF from the coding sequence ATGAAAACATTTCAAGCCTCAAAAGCGATTCAACGATTGCCGGATCAGTATTTTGCGAAGCTGGAAAAGAGCATTCTCGCCCTCAAAGATCAAGGGCACGATGTTATTAACCTGGCGCAAGGGAGTCCGGACCAACCGACACCTAAACATATTATTGAATCGCTGCAAGAAGCAGCGGAAGAACCGCGGTATCATAAATATTCACCATTCCAAGGGTTTCGTTTTTTAAAAGAAGCAGCGGCCGACTATTATAACCATCATTATAACGTCGACTTGGACCCGGACGAGGAAGTTTGTGTTTTGTTCGGCGGGAAAGGCGGGCTCGTGGAAGTGAGCGAGTGCATGCTCGATAAAGGCGACGTCGCGCTCGTTCCCGACCCGGGTTATCCCGATTATTGGTCAGGCGTTGCGCTCGCGGATGCGCAAATGGAAATGATGCCATTGCGCGAGGAGCATCACTTTTTGCCACAGTACGAAGCGATTTCGGAAGCAGCAAAGGAAAAAGCTAAGCTCCTATTTATTAATTATCCCAACAATCCGACCGGGGCCGTCGCTGATCGCGCGTTTTTTGAAGAAAGCGTCGATTTCGCCAGCGCCAACGATATTTGTGTCGTACATGATTTTGCTTATGGTGCACTAAGCTTTGACGGCAAACGCCATGAAAGTTTTTTGGAAGTTCCAGGGGCAAAAGAAACGGGCATCGAGATTTACACCTTGTCGAAAACCTATAATATGGCGGGTTGGCGTATCGCTTTCGCGGTAGGGAACCGTTCGGTGATCCAAATGCTCAACAAGATTCAAGACCATATGTACGTCAGTCTCTTCGGGGGTATCCAAAAAGCGGCCGCAGATGCTTTGAAAGGTCCGCAAGATAATGTCGATGAGCTGATTGACATGTACCAAAGCCGCAGGGATGTCTTAATGGAAAAAGCACGTGAAATGGGGTGGAAAGGCGAAGCGCCCAAAGGTTCTTTTTTTGCCTGGTTTCCGTGCCCCGACGGCATGACTTCTGATGCATTCGCAAGCAAACTCCTGAAAGAAGCCCATGTCGCTGTTGCACCGGGACGTGGTTTTGGCGAACATGGCGAAGGGTATGTGAGATTAGGACTCGTCAATGATGAAAAGACAATCGAAGAAGCGTTGGACCGCATTGCAAAATTGAACGTTTTTTAG
- the pepF gene encoding oligoendopeptidase F, translated as MTEHTLKQRQEVPENQKWHIEDLFPSEAAWEKAYGELQAQIPEVCQYKGRLHESGNVLLACFETDEKLQENLIPITTYAQLRMATNGTDPKNQARQGKARALMSEYNQAVAFISSEIIALSEGTIGAFFKDVPDLHKYDTPIQDILRDQPYAFSKESEEILAALGEVHNAPLKIYEQSKSADLTFSPFQDDSGVEYPLSFALYEDKYEFSSQTNIRRKAYDAFVDGLRRYQNTYAGTYDTEVKKQVATARLRGYASVTDMLLHPQQVSQAIYHRQIDTIYEELAPHMQRYAKLKQRVLGLDKMTLADIKAPLDPDYEPEISYDDAAETILAALNVMGSEYVSIMEKGLYEGWVDRADNIGKQTGAFCSSPYGTHPFILLTWTNMARGTFVLAHELGHAGHFYLANQQQRVGSVRPSTYMIEAPSTLNEMLLARHLLNKSEDVKMKRWVILSLLGTYYHNFVTHLLEGAFQREVYKVAEKGETLTAQMLNELKYDVLSGFWGDALTLDDGAALTWMRQPHYYMGLYPYTYSAGLTAATAVSEKIATEGQPAVDQWLSMLKAGGTMEPIDLLKKGGVDMSTSAPISQAVSYVGSLVDELEKSFG; from the coding sequence ATGACGGAACATACGCTAAAACAGCGGCAAGAAGTCCCCGAAAACCAAAAATGGCACATCGAAGACCTTTTCCCCAGCGAGGCAGCGTGGGAAAAGGCTTATGGGGAGTTACAAGCGCAAATACCGGAAGTATGTCAGTATAAAGGACGATTGCATGAAAGTGGGAACGTATTACTCGCATGCTTCGAGACGGATGAAAAGTTACAGGAAAATCTGATCCCCATCACCACCTATGCGCAATTACGAATGGCAACAAACGGCACCGATCCGAAAAACCAAGCCCGCCAAGGAAAAGCCCGAGCCTTAATGAGCGAGTACAACCAAGCGGTTGCCTTTATTTCTTCTGAAATCATTGCTTTGTCTGAAGGAACAATCGGGGCATTTTTTAAGGACGTTCCTGATTTGCACAAATATGACACACCTATTCAAGATATTTTACGGGATCAACCGTATGCCTTCTCGAAAGAATCCGAGGAAATCCTCGCGGCATTAGGGGAAGTACATAACGCCCCTTTGAAGATTTATGAGCAAAGCAAATCAGCCGATTTAACCTTCTCCCCTTTTCAAGATGATTCAGGGGTAGAATACCCTTTGTCATTCGCCCTTTACGAGGATAAATACGAATTCTCCTCCCAAACGAACATTCGCCGAAAGGCTTACGATGCATTTGTCGACGGGTTGCGTCGCTACCAAAATACTTATGCCGGCACGTACGACACTGAAGTTAAAAAACAGGTGGCGACCGCCAGGTTGCGCGGCTATGCATCTGTGACCGATATGCTTTTGCACCCCCAGCAGGTTTCTCAAGCCATCTATCATCGGCAAATTGACACCATCTATGAGGAATTGGCGCCGCATATGCAGCGCTATGCCAAACTAAAGCAACGGGTGCTCGGTTTGGACAAAATGACGCTCGCGGATATAAAAGCGCCGCTCGACCCTGATTACGAACCGGAAATCAGTTATGATGATGCGGCAGAGACGATTTTGGCAGCTCTGAACGTGATGGGAAGCGAATACGTATCGATCATGGAAAAAGGATTATACGAAGGTTGGGTGGACCGGGCCGATAATATTGGCAAGCAAACCGGCGCTTTTTGTTCCAGCCCTTATGGCACCCACCCCTTTATCCTTCTCACCTGGACGAACATGGCGCGCGGGACGTTCGTTTTGGCCCATGAACTTGGGCATGCCGGCCATTTTTATTTGGCGAATCAACAGCAAAGGGTTGGGAGCGTACGCCCGTCCACTTATATGATTGAAGCGCCGTCAACGTTGAATGAGATGCTGCTGGCCCGCCATTTGCTTAACAAATCAGAGGATGTGAAAATGAAACGTTGGGTGATTTTGTCATTACTCGGCACTTACTATCATAATTTCGTCACACACTTGTTGGAAGGGGCTTTTCAACGCGAGGTTTACAAGGTCGCTGAGAAAGGAGAAACCCTCACCGCCCAAATGTTGAACGAACTGAAATATGATGTTCTTTCCGGTTTTTGGGGAGACGCGCTCACCCTTGACGACGGCGCGGCCCTTACTTGGATGCGGCAACCGCACTATTACATGGGCCTCTACCCTTACACGTATTCTGCTGGCTTAACGGCAGCCACGGCTGTTTCCGAAAAAATTGCGACCGAGGGACAACCGGCCGTCGATCAATGGCTTTCCATGCTTAAAGCGGGAGGCACAATGGAACCGATTGACTTGCTCAAAAAAGGCGGCGTTGATATGTCGACCTCCGCACCCATTTCGCAAGCGGTTAGCTATGTCGGATCATTGGTTGATGAATTGGAAAAAAGTTTTGGGTAA
- a CDS encoding carbon-nitrogen family hydrolase: MDMKIALYQMNVQAGKPETNRAKVQQWLKDVAERHQPDVAVLPEMWTTGYTLSEIAQLADEENGQTQQMLKSLAKEHKIDLVAGSIAVKTADGVVNRALTISGNGEVISEYDKIHLVPMLDEPRYLAAGKDKVRPYELQETTMGSFICYDLRFPEIARSLAVNGAKVIYVFGEWPEARRDHWDALLRARAIENQCFIVAAGAVGSHDGPNFSGHSTVISPWGNVLALASPDEEETLVATIDLSEVDEFREAVPVLKNRLPARY; the protein is encoded by the coding sequence ATGGACATGAAGATCGCGCTTTATCAAATGAATGTTCAAGCCGGAAAACCGGAAACAAATCGAGCTAAGGTGCAACAGTGGCTGAAGGACGTCGCGGAGCGTCACCAACCAGATGTGGCTGTACTGCCGGAAATGTGGACGACCGGATACACGCTTTCCGAAATTGCCCAACTTGCAGATGAGGAAAACGGGCAAACACAGCAAATGCTAAAAAGTCTGGCAAAAGAACACAAGATCGATCTCGTTGCCGGATCCATCGCCGTGAAGACGGCTGACGGGGTTGTCAATCGCGCGCTGACCATCTCCGGAAACGGGGAGGTCATTAGCGAATACGACAAGATCCATTTAGTGCCCATGCTTGATGAACCCCGTTATTTAGCGGCGGGGAAAGACAAGGTACGCCCTTATGAGCTCCAAGAAACAACGATGGGGTCATTCATTTGTTATGATTTGCGCTTTCCGGAAATCGCTCGCTCATTAGCAGTGAATGGAGCAAAAGTGATCTACGTTTTCGGCGAATGGCCGGAAGCGCGACGTGATCATTGGGATGCCTTATTGCGGGCAAGAGCGATTGAAAATCAATGTTTTATCGTGGCCGCAGGCGCTGTCGGCAGTCACGACGGCCCGAACTTTTCCGGTCATTCCACCGTGATTTCACCTTGGGGAAATGTGCTCGCGCTTGCAAGCCCCGATGAGGAAGAGACACTCGTCGCCACTATTGATCTTTCCGAAGTGGATGAATTCCGAGAAGCTGTGCCGGTCCTAAAGAACCGACTTCCGGCCCGTTATTGA
- a CDS encoding fumarylacetoacetate hydrolase family protein, translated as MKLVSYREENEETAGILTGDQVIQVANVNQSVEKDFPTTVQGLIETGRIRELQTWMEAHDTLPEAVDINEFSFAPLYRQPPKIWGIGLNYVDHAADLHEQAPNTEPASFMKPATTIIGSGDEIQLPPQSERTTGEAELGIVIGKRCKNVSETDALSVVAGYTTVIDMTAEDILAKNPRYLTRSKSFDTFFSFGPALLTPDEIDHLHDLEVATYVNGSLHRKNVVANMTFTPEMLISFHSNVMTLEPGDIISTGTPGAVPLKDGDMISCEITGFPSLENPVKGLKK; from the coding sequence ATGAAACTTGTCAGCTATCGAGAAGAGAATGAAGAAACCGCCGGGATATTGACAGGGGATCAGGTCATCCAGGTGGCGAACGTGAATCAATCGGTTGAGAAAGATTTCCCGACTACAGTGCAGGGGTTGATTGAAACGGGGCGTATCCGGGAATTGCAAACATGGATGGAAGCGCATGATACACTTCCGGAGGCTGTCGACATAAATGAATTTTCATTCGCCCCTTTATACCGACAGCCTCCTAAAATATGGGGAATTGGCTTGAACTATGTGGATCACGCAGCCGATTTACATGAACAAGCGCCAAATACGGAACCTGCAAGCTTCATGAAACCGGCGACGACAATCATCGGATCGGGGGATGAGATCCAATTGCCCCCGCAATCGGAACGTACGACCGGAGAGGCGGAGCTCGGCATTGTGATCGGCAAACGTTGTAAGAATGTGTCCGAAACCGATGCGCTTTCCGTCGTTGCCGGATACACGACAGTCATCGACATGACAGCAGAAGATATTTTGGCTAAAAATCCAAGGTACTTAACGCGCTCGAAAAGTTTTGATACTTTTTTCAGCTTCGGTCCGGCGTTGCTGACGCCCGATGAAATCGATCACCTACACGATTTAGAAGTAGCCACATACGTCAACGGCTCCCTTCATCGCAAAAATGTCGTTGCCAATATGACGTTTACACCGGAGATGCTTATTTCTTTTCACTCGAATGTCATGACGTTGGAACCAGGAGATATTATATCCACGGGAACGCCGGGAGCAGTTCCGTTAAAAGATGGTGACATGATCAGCTGTGAGATCACCGGCTTTCCATCATTGGAAAACCCGGTGAAAGGTCTGAAAAAATAG
- a CDS encoding SDR family oxidoreductase, with the protein MDLHIYNKAALVLAGSKGLGKAIAAELAREGANVIIASRDEEQLEQTAGEIRQETGSDVQYAICDLTKEDDIKAAINKTVDQYGTVDILINNSGGPKAGGFDDVNAADWQNAYELNLLSYVRATEAVLPHMKKQQNGRIVNITSSSIKESLDGMVLSNTFRAGVLGLTKSLASEYAGDNIFVNTVGPGRIATDRVASLDELKASKQNKDRETVRKESEARIPAGRYGEPGEFAKTVVFLASQANSYVTGEAMLVDGGLVKAL; encoded by the coding sequence TTGGATTTACACATTTACAATAAGGCAGCACTCGTCCTCGCGGGGAGCAAAGGGCTGGGGAAAGCGATTGCTGCCGAGTTGGCACGCGAAGGCGCGAACGTTATCATTGCAAGCCGTGACGAAGAACAATTGGAACAAACCGCAGGGGAGATACGGCAGGAAACCGGAAGTGATGTGCAGTACGCGATTTGTGATTTAACGAAGGAAGATGACATTAAGGCTGCCATTAACAAGACGGTTGATCAATACGGCACCGTGGATATTTTGATTAACAACAGTGGGGGGCCGAAAGCAGGCGGTTTTGATGATGTTAACGCGGCAGATTGGCAAAACGCTTATGAGTTAAACTTGTTGAGCTACGTTCGGGCCACTGAAGCTGTGCTTCCCCATATGAAAAAACAACAAAACGGCCGGATCGTAAACATTACGTCGTCATCGATCAAAGAGTCTCTTGACGGGATGGTATTATCCAATACATTTCGAGCCGGAGTGCTCGGATTAACGAAAAGCCTGGCTTCCGAATACGCGGGCGATAATATCTTCGTCAACACCGTCGGACCGGGGAGAATCGCCACGGACCGCGTAGCTTCTCTGGACGAATTAAAGGCATCGAAACAAAATAAAGATAGGGAAACCGTACGCAAAGAATCCGAAGCACGTATCCCTGCCGGACGTTACGGTGAACCCGGGGAATTCGCAAAAACAGTCGTATTCCTGGCCTCACAGGCGAACAGTTACGTGACCGGAGAAGCGATGTTAGTTGACGGGGGATTGGTAAAGGCGTTGTAA
- a CDS encoding ketopantoate reductase family protein — translation MGLKFLVVGAGAVGGYFGGRLLEAGEDVTFLVRSKRRKQLEQTGLVLESVKGDAKLDPPLIEKGEAGTFDVVLLSTKAYQLDNVLQDLSSFINEETAIIPLLNGIGHLDTLDDYFNKGAVLGGLCHIESTLTEEGHISHTSSGHRLTFGERNGDMSERVKRIAASFEKSNADVQTSIHISEAMWRKYLFITTLSGITTLFNSPVGPIRKSDEGRAFTHKLIDEIVTVMRHTDEPINNDFADKAWSQFLKLSDETKASMQKDKEKGLPVEADHIQGYLLRLAEKHKCSAPYLQAVYANLKVYEQFRRDVD, via the coding sequence ATGGGATTAAAATTTCTTGTTGTTGGTGCCGGCGCGGTTGGCGGTTATTTCGGCGGACGCTTACTGGAAGCCGGTGAAGATGTCACGTTTCTCGTGCGGTCCAAACGCCGAAAGCAGTTGGAGCAAACCGGGCTTGTCTTGGAAAGTGTAAAAGGAGATGCGAAACTTGATCCCCCGCTCATCGAAAAGGGAGAAGCGGGAACATTCGATGTCGTTTTATTGAGCACGAAAGCCTACCAGCTAGACAATGTTCTTCAAGACCTTTCTTCTTTTATTAACGAGGAGACGGCAATCATCCCGCTCTTGAACGGTATTGGCCATCTTGATACGCTTGATGATTATTTTAACAAAGGTGCGGTGTTAGGCGGGCTTTGCCACATTGAATCAACGCTCACAGAGGAAGGTCACATTTCCCATACGAGCAGCGGTCATCGCCTCACGTTCGGGGAACGAAACGGAGATATGAGCGAACGCGTCAAACGGATTGCCGCGAGCTTCGAAAAATCGAATGCCGACGTGCAAACGAGCATACATATTTCCGAGGCGATGTGGCGAAAATATTTATTTATCACCACGCTGTCCGGGATTACCACACTGTTTAACAGCCCGGTCGGACCGATTCGCAAGAGCGATGAAGGGCGAGCATTTACACATAAGCTCATTGACGAAATCGTCACGGTCATGCGGCATACAGATGAACCCATCAACAATGATTTTGCTGATAAGGCATGGAGCCAGTTCTTGAAACTCTCCGATGAAACGAAAGCCTCGATGCAAAAAGATAAGGAAAAAGGATTGCCGGTTGAAGCTGACCATATCCAAGGCTATCTGCTTCGGCTTGCGGAAAAACATAAGTGTTCTGCCCCTTATTTACAAGCGGTCTATGCGAATTTGAAGGTCTATGAACAATTCAGAAGGGATGTTGATTGA